One Branchiostoma floridae strain S238N-H82 chromosome 15, Bfl_VNyyK, whole genome shotgun sequence DNA window includes the following coding sequences:
- the LOC118431868 gene encoding tax1-binding protein 3-like: MAAGSPIGGIPCLLIEIVKEPVGGSAGLGFSIGGGIDQDPSKNPWAPDDTGIFVTNVMPDGPAARAGLNPGDKILQANGYDLTMATHKDAIKYLTKKKEQVIRLKIFRPDILRTRGNPSM, translated from the exons ATGGCGGCCGGGTCTCCGATCGGCGGCATTCCTTGC CTGCTAATAGAGATTGTGAAGGAGCCTGTGGGAGGGTCTGCAGGGCTGGGGTTCAGCATAGGGGGAGGGATCGACcaggaccccagcaaaaatccATGGGCACCAGATGACACG GGCATATTTGTAACCAATGTTATGCCTGATGGACCAGCAGCGAGGGCAGGGCTGAATCCAGGGGACAAAATATTACAG GCCAATGGCTATGACCTGACAATGGCCACACACAAGGATGCCATCAAATACCTGACCAAGAAAAAAGAACAGGTCATACGACTGAAGATCTTCAGACCTGACATCCTGCGAACTCGAGGGAATCCCTCCATGTAA